A genomic stretch from Bacillus sp. E(2018) includes:
- the dapA gene encoding 4-hydroxy-tetrahydrodipicolinate synthase: MNFGSISTAMVTPFDSKGNIDFGRTTKLVNHLINNGTDSLVVAGTTGESATLTTEEKIALFKHVVKVVDGRVPVVAGTGSNNTKASIDLSKKAEEIGVDAIMIVAPYYNKPSQEGIIAHYKAIANAVSLPIMAYNIPGRSVITFSVDTVLRLAEVPNIVALKDAGGNLDTMSEVIENTPDDFVVYSGDDGLTLPSLAIGSAGIVSVASHVIGNEMQTMIKAFRDGENKEAARIHRKLLPVMQELFKAPSPAPVKTALQVRGLDVGGVRLPLLPLNQSEREALSNRLNSL; the protein is encoded by the coding sequence ATGAATTTCGGAAGTATTAGTACCGCAATGGTAACGCCTTTTGACAGCAAAGGAAACATTGATTTTGGCAGAACGACGAAGCTGGTTAACCATCTGATCAACAATGGAACGGATAGTCTTGTAGTAGCAGGTACTACTGGAGAGTCAGCAACATTAACGACAGAAGAAAAAATTGCACTTTTTAAACACGTTGTAAAAGTGGTGGATGGAAGAGTTCCTGTGGTTGCTGGAACGGGAAGCAATAATACGAAAGCCTCCATCGATCTTTCAAAAAAGGCTGAAGAAATCGGTGTGGATGCTATTATGATCGTAGCTCCGTATTACAATAAACCTAGTCAAGAAGGAATCATTGCTCATTATAAAGCGATAGCAAATGCTGTAAGCTTGCCAATCATGGCGTATAACATTCCTGGAAGATCAGTCATTACATTTTCAGTCGATACAGTTCTTCGACTAGCAGAAGTGCCGAACATAGTTGCCTTAAAAGATGCAGGCGGAAATCTAGATACGATGAGTGAAGTGATTGAAAATACGCCTGACGATTTTGTTGTTTACAGCGGTGATGACGGATTGACCCTTCCTTCTTTAGCGATAGGAAGTGCCGGAATCGTTTCAGTGGCTTCACATGTGATTGGTAACGAGATGCAGACGATGATCAAGGCATTTAGAGACGGTGAGAATAAAGAAGCTGCGCGTATTCACCGAAAGTTGCTTCCGGTTATGCAAGAGCTCTTTAAAGCCCCGAGCCCCGCTCCGGTTAAGACCGCACTACAAGTAAGAGGGCTTGATGTTGGCGGTGTTAGATTGCCTTTACTGCCTTTAAATCAATCTGAAAGAGAAGCACTCTCTAATAGATTAAACAGCTTATAA
- the asd gene encoding aspartate-semialdehyde dehydrogenase codes for MSQKSFHVAVVGATGAVGQQMLNTLSEKNFPIKKLSLLASKRSAGQVITFNGESHTIQEATPEAFEGVDLALFSAGGSVSKALAHEAVKRGAIVVDNTSAFRMDPNVPLVVPEVNEEDLLKHKGIIANPNCSTIQMVVALQPLHEKFGLKKVIVSTYQAVSGAGAKAVEELKEQSRAILNDESFEASIMPCASDKKHYQIAFNAVPQIDKFEENGYTFEELKMMNETKKIMHLENLEIAATCVRLPVETGHSESLYAEFENGNPSVQEIRDLLKTAPGITLQDQPEDQIYPMPALAAGLPDVFVGRIRKDLDRDNAYHMWVVSDNLLKGAAYNSVQIAESLIKLNLL; via the coding sequence ATGAGCCAAAAATCATTTCATGTAGCTGTCGTAGGAGCAACTGGCGCAGTTGGCCAGCAGATGTTAAATACGTTGAGTGAAAAAAACTTTCCGATAAAAAAGTTATCTCTTCTTGCAAGTAAAAGATCAGCAGGACAGGTCATCACGTTTAATGGAGAATCTCATACGATTCAAGAAGCAACACCTGAAGCTTTTGAAGGTGTTGATCTAGCATTATTCTCAGCTGGAGGTTCTGTTTCCAAAGCGCTCGCACACGAAGCGGTGAAGAGGGGTGCAATCGTTGTAGATAACACGAGTGCATTCAGAATGGATCCGAACGTACCACTCGTTGTACCTGAAGTAAATGAAGAAGACTTGTTAAAACATAAAGGAATCATTGCGAATCCGAACTGTTCAACGATTCAGATGGTCGTTGCTCTTCAGCCTCTTCATGAAAAGTTCGGCCTAAAAAAAGTCATTGTTTCTACTTACCAAGCTGTTTCTGGAGCTGGAGCTAAAGCGGTTGAAGAATTAAAAGAACAATCAAGAGCCATTTTGAACGATGAATCTTTTGAAGCCTCCATCATGCCTTGTGCTTCAGACAAAAAGCACTATCAGATCGCTTTTAATGCGGTGCCGCAAATTGATAAATTTGAAGAGAACGGATATACGTTTGAAGAGCTTAAGATGATGAATGAAACAAAGAAGATCATGCATTTAGAGAATCTAGAGATCGCAGCCACTTGCGTGCGATTACCAGTTGAGACAGGACATTCAGAATCTTTGTATGCAGAGTTTGAGAATGGTAACCCATCTGTCCAAGAAATTAGAGATTTACTTAAAACAGCTCCTGGCATCACACTTCAGGATCAGCCTGAAGATCAGATCTATCCTATGCCAGCTCTAGCTGCAGGTCTGCCTGACGTATTTGTTGGTAGAATACGTAAAGACTTAGACCGTGATAACGCTTATCATATGTGGGTCGTTTCAGATAACTTACTTAAAGGTGCTGCATATAACTCCGTACAAATAGCAGAGAGCTTAATTAAATTAAATCTGCTTTAA
- the dapG gene encoding aspartate kinase, whose product MKIIVQKFGGTSLKDDTGRIEAIRHIKNAVEEGYKVVCVVSAMGRYGDPYATDTLLSLVGDKNKISNREQDLLLSCGEIISSVVFSGLLNTTGLSSVALTGPQAGFRTNDDFSNARIIDMQVDRIKSELENNQVVVVAGFQGQSKSGDIATLGRGGSDTSASALGAALEAEFIDIFTDVEGVMTADPRLVKDARPLSVVTYAEICNMAYQGAKVIHPRAVEIAMQAKIPLRIRSTYSDLPGTLVTSAVKGPAGKDVQESIITGIAHVSNITQIKVYANDGQYDLHTKVFKAMAQEQISVDFINISPKGVVYTIMEDKTDLALAKLKDLGYEPEVNRDCAKVSAVGAGIAGTPGVTAAIVESLSSRNIQILQSADSHTTIWVLVKKADLIESVNALHSAFRLNEEGISANLHEIVQQQFNEY is encoded by the coding sequence ATGAAGATAATCGTTCAAAAATTTGGGGGAACTTCTTTAAAAGATGATACAGGCCGCATTGAGGCAATTCGTCATATTAAAAATGCGGTAGAAGAAGGGTATAAAGTTGTATGCGTCGTCTCAGCGATGGGACGTTACGGTGATCCTTATGCTACGGATACTTTATTAAGTCTTGTAGGAGATAAGAATAAGATTTCTAACCGAGAACAAGATCTTTTGTTGTCTTGCGGAGAAATTATTTCATCCGTCGTATTTTCTGGATTGTTAAATACAACAGGTCTTTCATCTGTCGCCTTAACAGGTCCTCAGGCAGGATTCAGGACTAATGATGATTTTTCTAATGCGAGAATTATAGATATGCAAGTAGACCGGATAAAGTCAGAACTTGAAAACAATCAAGTGGTAGTCGTTGCAGGTTTTCAAGGACAATCCAAATCTGGGGATATCGCAACACTTGGAAGAGGTGGAAGCGACACGAGTGCTTCTGCTTTGGGAGCCGCTTTAGAGGCTGAGTTTATCGATATTTTTACAGATGTAGAAGGGGTAATGACTGCTGACCCGAGATTAGTAAAAGATGCACGGCCATTATCTGTCGTAACATACGCTGAGATCTGCAACATGGCTTATCAAGGTGCAAAAGTCATTCATCCACGTGCTGTAGAGATTGCCATGCAAGCAAAGATTCCGCTACGCATTCGTTCCACGTATTCAGATCTTCCCGGAACACTTGTTACATCAGCGGTAAAAGGACCTGCCGGTAAAGATGTTCAAGAATCAATCATTACGGGTATTGCACATGTCTCGAACATTACCCAAATTAAAGTGTATGCGAACGATGGTCAGTATGATCTTCACACAAAAGTGTTTAAAGCCATGGCTCAAGAACAAATTTCAGTAGACTTTATAAACATTAGTCCTAAAGGTGTCGTATATACGATCATGGAAGACAAGACGGATTTGGCATTAGCAAAGTTAAAAGATCTTGGATACGAACCTGAAGTGAACAGAGATTGTGCCAAAGTATCGGCAGTTGGAGCAGGCATCGCAGGAACTCCAGGTGTTACGGCAGCTATCGTTGAATCACTGTCTAGCAGAAACATACAAATCTTACAATCTGCTGATTCACATACTACGATCTGGGTGCTTGTAAAGAAAGCAGACCTTATTGAATCAGTAAATGCTCTTCATTCCGCTTTTCGTTTGAATGAGGAAGGAATATCTGCGAACTTACATGAAATTGTACAGCAGCAGTTCAATGAGTATTGA
- a CDS encoding ATP-dependent Clp protease proteolytic subunit — translation MDQTPETEAPQTDAPKKDDSSGLIPKIQSLGQTNVPTMEGSSIHCLTIVGQIEGHMQLPPNNKATKYEHLIPQLVAIEQNHKIEGLLVILNTVGGDVEAGLAISEMIASLSKPSVSLVLGGGHSIGVPIAVSADYSFIAPTATMTIHPVRLTGLVIGVPQTFEYLDKMQDRVISFVTSHSEITEERFKELMFSKGNLTRDIGTNVIGTDAVSDGLINAVGGVGQAIKKLNELIEANKNDDDNGLTQ, via the coding sequence ATGGATCAGACACCAGAAACAGAAGCACCACAAACAGATGCACCCAAGAAGGATGATAGCTCCGGACTTATTCCGAAGATACAGTCGTTAGGACAAACGAACGTCCCTACAATGGAAGGCTCGAGCATACATTGTTTGACAATCGTGGGACAGATCGAAGGTCACATGCAGCTTCCTCCTAACAACAAAGCGACTAAATACGAACATTTGATTCCCCAATTAGTTGCCATCGAACAAAACCATAAGATTGAAGGCCTTCTTGTGATCCTAAATACAGTAGGCGGCGATGTAGAAGCTGGTCTTGCGATCTCTGAGATGATCGCATCCCTCTCAAAGCCTAGTGTGTCTCTCGTATTAGGAGGAGGACATTCTATAGGAGTTCCAATAGCGGTCAGCGCTGATTATTCGTTCATCGCACCAACCGCAACGATGACCATCCATCCGGTTCGACTAACAGGTCTTGTCATTGGGGTACCGCAAACATTTGAGTACTTAGATAAGATGCAGGACCGTGTGATCTCATTCGTAACGAGCCATTCCGAGATCACGGAAGAGCGATTTAAAGAACTGATGTTTTCTAAAGGAAACCTTACGCGAGATATCGGTACGAATGTAATTGGAACAGATGCGGTAAGTGATGGACTCATAAACGCGGTAGGCGGAGTGGGTCAAGCGATCAAGAAGTTGAACGAGTTGATCGAAGCGAATAAAAATGACGATGATAATGGGTTAACACAATGA
- the dpaB gene encoding dipicolinate synthase subunit B: MDFKGKHIGFGLTGSHCTYDAVFPQIQKLVELGANVSPFFTHTVGHTSTRFGEEGEWVEKIKQITGNEPVDSIVKAEPFGPKTPLDCMVIAPLTGNSISKFANAMTDSPVLMGAKATLRNQKPVVLGISTNDGLGLNGVNIMRLMATKNIYFIPFSQDDPVKKQNSLVAHMDTLIETIELAIEGKQLQPVLRVRDLG; this comes from the coding sequence ATGGATTTTAAAGGTAAGCATATCGGTTTTGGCTTAACGGGATCTCACTGCACGTACGATGCTGTGTTTCCACAGATTCAAAAGCTTGTCGAGCTCGGAGCGAATGTTTCGCCATTCTTCACACATACCGTAGGGCATACGTCTACACGTTTTGGAGAAGAAGGAGAATGGGTGGAAAAGATTAAACAGATTACTGGAAATGAACCAGTTGATTCTATTGTGAAAGCTGAACCATTTGGACCAAAAACACCACTAGACTGTATGGTCATTGCTCCGTTGACCGGAAATTCGATAAGCAAGTTTGCTAATGCTATGACAGATTCTCCTGTATTGATGGGAGCAAAAGCAACACTTCGTAACCAAAAACCGGTCGTACTTGGAATATCTACAAATGACGGACTAGGATTAAACGGTGTAAATATAATGAGGTTGATGGCGACAAAGAATATTTATTTCATTCCGTTCAGTCAAGACGATCCTGTCAAAAAGCAAAATTCATTAGTCGCTCACATGGATACCCTTATTGAAACAATTGAACTCGCGATTGAAGGAAAGCAGCTCCAGCCCGTTCTTAGGGTAAGAGATTTAGGGTAA
- a CDS encoding YlzJ-like family protein: MIWYTMQPFELMFPEEGNEQSAQNVILYNNVPVLVERMGDETKIVQIMSTDPSHFLLEDCQPGMVLRNF, translated from the coding sequence ATGATCTGGTATACGATGCAGCCTTTTGAATTGATGTTTCCGGAAGAAGGAAACGAACAGTCTGCGCAGAATGTAATACTTTATAATAATGTTCCTGTACTTGTAGAACGTATGGGTGATGAAACGAAGATCGTTCAGATCATGAGCACAGACCCTTCTCATTTTTTACTAGAAGACTGTCAACCTGGAATGGTGCTGCGAAACTTTTAA
- a CDS encoding GntR family transcriptional regulator has product MSIKADHRLLYIKVIEKLKKDIEEGIYKEGEKLPSEFELSKQLGISRATLREALRILEDENVLIRKHGVGTFVRTRALFSSGIEELYSVTDMIERGGKRAGTIFLTSQMADVTEELLSKFNDSLPEGLMMMERVRTADGEPVVFCKDHMPAHLFPAKGLHDYESFLEMLEKETGRRVMYAVTNIEPIGYHERVSEILESDERVPLLILKQMHYDQFDEPVLYSCNYFRSDKFLFSVLRKRL; this is encoded by the coding sequence ATGTCAATAAAGGCTGACCATCGCTTGTTATATATAAAAGTGATTGAAAAGTTAAAAAAAGATATTGAAGAAGGTATTTATAAAGAAGGAGAAAAACTTCCTTCTGAGTTTGAACTATCAAAACAACTTGGAATCTCAAGAGCTACACTGCGTGAGGCGCTTCGAATTCTAGAAGATGAAAACGTACTCATTCGAAAACATGGTGTTGGGACTTTTGTAAGAACTCGTGCCTTGTTCTCATCTGGTATTGAAGAACTTTACAGTGTGACCGATATGATAGAAAGAGGCGGCAAACGAGCAGGGACTATTTTCCTAACGTCACAGATGGCTGATGTTACAGAAGAACTACTTAGTAAGTTTAACGATTCATTGCCTGAAGGACTCATGATGATGGAGCGTGTCCGTACGGCAGATGGTGAACCAGTCGTTTTCTGCAAAGATCATATGCCAGCACACCTTTTCCCTGCAAAAGGATTGCATGATTATGAATCATTCTTAGAGATGTTGGAAAAAGAAACGGGTAGACGTGTTATGTATGCGGTAACAAATATTGAACCGATCGGATATCACGAAAGAGTTTCTGAAATATTGGAAAGCGATGAACGCGTTCCACTCCTCATCTTAAAACAAATGCATTACGATCAATTTGATGAACCTGTACTCTATTCTTGCAACTATTTTAGATCTGATAAGTTTTTGTTCTCTGTTTTAAGAAAGCGCTTATAG
- a CDS encoding ribonuclease J, translating into MSKQNRDKIKVFALGGVGEIGKNMYVVDTGEEIFVMDSGLMFPQEEMLGIDIVIPDVTYLKENLERVTGIFLTHAHEDHIGGLPYVLRQVPVPVYGTRLTLGLVEAKLKEAGLLRSTELNMIETNQKLSFNSAKVSFFHVNHSIPDAVGIAIHTSQGIIANTGDFKIDHTPIDGQHTEFGKISALAEEGVLCLLSDSTNAERPGSTGPEAQVGQEILDVFQAAKGRIIIASFASNVHRVQQVMNAAAKTNRKVAVNGRSMVKVVDIASQLGYLTFEKDLLVTIDQANDYSDEKVVILTTGSQGESMAALSRMAQKSHKQIALRPSDTVVIAATPIPGNETSVAKMVDKLMRTGADVIFGQKKVHVSGHGSAEELKFMLSMMRPKYFMPVHGEYKMQKAHQKLAIEVGVEKDNIFIVDKGEVVEFANGFAQKTGKVPSGNVLVDGLGVGDIGNIVLRDRKLLSQDGILVVVVTISKDSHKLISGPEIISRGFVYVRESEALLQEANTKVRDVLEKCMNENMKEWSSLKSNVRDTLSQYLFEKTKRRPMIMPIIMEI; encoded by the coding sequence TTGTCTAAACAAAATAGAGATAAAATTAAAGTTTTTGCCCTGGGCGGAGTCGGTGAGATCGGCAAAAACATGTATGTAGTGGACACAGGTGAGGAAATTTTTGTAATGGACTCAGGTCTAATGTTTCCTCAAGAGGAAATGCTCGGAATCGATATCGTTATTCCAGATGTGACCTATTTAAAGGAAAACCTGGAGCGTGTGACTGGAATCTTTTTAACTCATGCTCATGAAGACCATATCGGTGGACTTCCGTATGTCTTAAGACAAGTACCTGTGCCCGTATATGGAACACGTTTGACGCTAGGACTTGTAGAAGCAAAATTAAAAGAAGCGGGACTTTTGCGTTCCACAGAATTAAATATGATTGAAACGAATCAAAAGCTTTCATTCAACAGTGCGAAGGTAAGCTTCTTCCATGTAAATCACAGTATTCCAGATGCAGTAGGGATTGCAATTCACACGTCACAGGGAATTATTGCAAATACTGGTGATTTTAAGATCGATCATACACCGATCGATGGACAGCATACCGAATTTGGCAAGATTTCAGCATTGGCTGAAGAAGGCGTACTGTGCCTGCTCTCAGATAGTACGAATGCTGAGCGACCAGGATCTACAGGTCCAGAAGCACAAGTTGGACAAGAGATCCTTGATGTATTCCAAGCGGCAAAAGGAAGAATAATCATTGCATCATTTGCTTCAAATGTTCACCGTGTTCAGCAAGTTATGAACGCAGCTGCAAAAACAAACAGAAAAGTAGCTGTAAACGGAAGAAGCATGGTAAAAGTTGTTGATATTGCTTCACAGCTAGGATATTTAACGTTCGAAAAAGATCTATTAGTAACGATCGATCAAGCAAACGATTACAGTGATGAAAAAGTAGTCATCTTAACAACAGGCAGCCAAGGTGAATCGATGGCAGCTTTGTCTAGAATGGCACAAAAATCGCATAAACAGATCGCTCTTCGTCCTTCAGATACAGTCGTAATTGCCGCTACCCCGATACCTGGCAATGAAACTTCAGTTGCGAAGATGGTTGATAAACTAATGCGTACAGGAGCAGACGTTATATTTGGTCAGAAAAAGGTTCACGTTTCTGGACATGGTAGTGCAGAAGAACTTAAGTTCATGCTCAGTATGATGAGACCAAAATACTTCATGCCAGTTCATGGTGAATATAAGATGCAAAAAGCGCATCAAAAATTGGCGATCGAAGTTGGAGTTGAAAAAGACAACATCTTTATCGTGGATAAAGGTGAAGTGGTAGAGTTCGCCAACGGGTTCGCTCAAAAAACAGGTAAGGTTCCTTCAGGAAACGTATTAGTAGATGGTCTTGGTGTAGGAGATATCGGAAACATCGTGCTTCGTGACCGTAAACTCTTATCACAAGATGGTATCCTAGTCGTTGTTGTGACGATCAGTAAAGATTCTCATAAGCTGATTTCAGGTCCCGAGATCATCTCAAGAGGTTTTGTTTACGTACGTGAAAGTGAAGCTCTACTACAAGAAGCAAATACTAAAGTTCGTGATGTACTTGAAAAGTGCATGAACGAAAATATGAAAGAATGGTCTAGTCTGAAGTCAAACGTTAGAGATACATTAAGTCAGTATCTGTTTGAAAAAACGAAGAGAAGACCAATGATCATGCCGATCATTATGGAAATTTAA
- a CDS encoding DNA translocase FtsK: MAKNKKKKAKNKGRWKEQLTFEIAGLTILALSSLALAKMGNVGMAFVHLLRFFSGEWYGILLLACILLSFYLIWKRSWPVLVSKKLTGVYILFFSFLVLSHLTLFEHLTNGGEWKDASVIRNTWDLYWMQLQGETSTNDIGGGLVGAIGFALFYFLFGAGGTKLVIFFLIIGSLLLISGKSLSVILQKLVDTSSSATSKMKEYIQEKKTSFSEERSKKVKEKKNLKPATVDDEEDTEEIIISEDPVIEDFTKRVQQTESGVQLKFAPQMYGESEEKEDVKEVRRTEDEPAATPTPLPVNFGDEVIQNEHYQLPTMKHLRTPQNSGQHKDKQYAASKSNAKKLEKTFESFGVKAKVLKVHLGPAVTKYEVYPDVGVKVSKIVNLSDDLALALAAKDIRIEAPIPGKSAVGIEVPNQEISMVTLREVLEAPQFSGQQSPLAIGLGRDISGEPIIADLSKMPHLLVAGATGSGKSVCVNGIITSILMRAKPHEVKMMMIDPKMVELNMYNGIPHLLAPVVTEPKKAAQALKRVVSEMERRYELFSHSGTRNIEGYNESIRKQNAKGDAKQPFLPYIVVIVDELADLMMVASGDVEDAITRLAQMARAAGIHLIIATQRPSVDVITGVIKANIPSRIAFSVSSQTDSRTILDMGGAEKLLGRGDMLFFPSGASKPVRVQGAFLSDEEVEAIVDHCVTQQRAQYQAEMIPTEEAEPAVMESEDDLFTDAVRLVVDMQTASVSMLQRRFRIGYSRAARLIDSMESKGIVGPYEGSKPREVLISAMPDEKEASSS, encoded by the coding sequence ATGGCAAAAAACAAAAAAAAGAAAGCGAAGAATAAAGGCAGATGGAAAGAGCAGCTGACGTTTGAGATAGCAGGGCTTACCATCTTGGCATTGTCCTCTTTAGCACTTGCTAAGATGGGGAATGTAGGAATGGCTTTTGTTCATCTACTACGATTTTTTAGTGGAGAATGGTATGGCATCCTTCTGCTTGCTTGTATATTATTATCATTTTATTTGATATGGAAAAGAAGCTGGCCGGTTTTGGTATCGAAGAAACTAACAGGTGTTTATATACTTTTCTTCTCATTTTTAGTATTGAGCCACTTGACTTTGTTCGAACATTTAACAAACGGTGGGGAATGGAAAGATGCATCAGTTATAAGAAACACGTGGGATCTTTATTGGATGCAGCTTCAAGGGGAGACCTCAACCAATGATATCGGTGGGGGACTAGTAGGAGCTATCGGTTTTGCTCTTTTTTATTTTTTGTTTGGTGCTGGAGGAACAAAACTTGTCATCTTCTTTTTAATCATAGGAAGCCTTCTGTTGATTTCAGGTAAATCGCTATCAGTTATTCTTCAGAAACTAGTAGACACATCCAGTTCAGCAACTTCTAAAATGAAAGAATACATACAAGAAAAGAAGACTTCATTTTCTGAAGAAAGAAGTAAAAAAGTAAAAGAAAAGAAAAATTTAAAGCCGGCAACTGTTGATGATGAAGAAGATACAGAAGAGATCATCATCTCAGAAGATCCAGTAATTGAAGATTTCACAAAAAGAGTTCAACAAACAGAGAGCGGCGTTCAGTTGAAATTTGCACCTCAGATGTACGGTGAGAGCGAAGAAAAAGAAGATGTAAAGGAAGTCAGAAGAACTGAAGATGAGCCGGCAGCTACACCTACACCTTTACCTGTTAATTTTGGTGATGAAGTGATTCAGAACGAACATTATCAGCTTCCAACGATGAAACATCTTAGAACGCCTCAAAACAGCGGGCAGCATAAAGATAAGCAATATGCTGCAAGCAAGAGCAACGCGAAAAAACTTGAAAAAACGTTTGAGAGTTTTGGTGTCAAAGCAAAAGTACTTAAAGTTCATCTCGGCCCGGCTGTTACGAAATACGAAGTGTATCCAGATGTTGGTGTTAAGGTAAGTAAGATCGTGAATCTATCCGATGACTTGGCTCTCGCTTTAGCCGCAAAAGATATTCGGATTGAAGCGCCGATACCAGGAAAGTCAGCTGTTGGGATCGAAGTGCCGAATCAAGAGATCTCGATGGTGACATTAAGAGAAGTCCTTGAGGCTCCACAATTCTCTGGTCAACAATCTCCACTCGCGATCGGTCTTGGCAGGGATATCTCAGGAGAACCGATCATCGCTGATCTTTCTAAGATGCCTCACTTGCTTGTTGCAGGAGCAACCGGAAGTGGTAAAAGTGTGTGTGTAAACGGCATTATAACGAGTATTTTGATGAGAGCTAAACCACACGAAGTGAAAATGATGATGATTGATCCGAAGATGGTAGAATTAAATATGTATAATGGGATACCTCATCTCCTGGCACCAGTCGTAACTGAGCCGAAGAAAGCCGCTCAAGCATTAAAGCGGGTTGTCTCTGAAATGGAACGCAGGTATGAGCTATTCTCACACAGCGGTACACGAAATATTGAAGGATATAACGAATCGATCCGAAAACAAAACGCTAAAGGTGATGCAAAACAGCCTTTCTTACCTTATATCGTGGTTATTGTGGATGAACTTGCTGATCTAATGATGGTTGCTTCAGGTGATGTTGAGGATGCCATCACTCGTCTTGCTCAGATGGCTCGAGCAGCAGGGATCCACTTAATTATTGCGACCCAGCGTCCGTCTGTTGATGTAATTACAGGTGTTATTAAAGCGAACATCCCTTCCCGCATCGCTTTTAGTGTATCCTCCCAAACGGACTCAAGAACGATACTTGATATGGGAGGAGCAGAGAAGCTTTTAGGAAGAGGAGATATGTTGTTCTTCCCTTCAGGAGCTTCAAAACCTGTTCGCGTTCAAGGTGCGTTTTTATCAGATGAAGAAGTAGAAGCGATCGTCGATCATTGTGTTACACAACAAAGAGCTCAATATCAAGCAGAGATGATTCCTACAGAAGAAGCAGAACCTGCAGTCATGGAATCGGAAGATGACTTGTTTACAGATGCTGTCAGACTCGTAGTTGATATGCAGACAGCCTCAGTTTCAATGCTACAAAGAAGGTTCCGCATCGGCTATTCGAGAGCAGCAAGATTAATCGACTCTATGGAATCCAAAGGAATCGTAGGACCATATGAAGGCTCGAAACCTCGAGAAGTGTTAATTTCTGCTATGCCAGACGAAAAAGAAGCATCTAGTTCATAA